The genomic interval CCTCTCCAAGGAGGCGAGGCAGGCCATGAGCCGTTGGTCTATCTGGGCGGTGTTGGTCACCAGGCGGGCCACCTCCTCTGCATGGCGCTCGCTCTCGGCGAAATCATTGCGAAGGTATCCTTGGAGCTGGGCCTCCAGGGCTGCCCACACCTGTATGGCCCCCTCCAGGAGAGCGATGATGAGCGTGTGGGCCTCCTCCAGCCCCGCAGGTGGCGATGTGGCGCGGAGGCCGGCAAGGAGAGCCCTTGCTACCGCCTCAGGGGGGCGGTCGGTGAGCTCCTCCCCCAGGGGTTCTCGGCCAACGGTGTGCAGCAGAGAGTAGACCGATCTGAAAAGCCGGCCGTACTCCTCGAAGGAGGCAGCGGACGGAGGCGCGTCAGCCACAGGCCGTTGCCTATTGCAGCACCCCTTCGGCTGTGAGGTCGGCTATCTCTTCGTCGGAGAGGCCCAACACCTCCTTGCACACGTAATATGTGTGCTGGCCCAAGAGGGGTGCGGGCATGGTGGGGCCTCCAGGGGTGCGGTGGAGGCGGAATCCAGACCCGTCGTAGGCGGTGCGCCCTGCCTCGGGATGGTCGAGGTAGACGTAGTAGCCCCGGGCCCGCAGGTGAGGGTCGCGGTCCAGCACGTCAGCGGCGCTCTGGACCACGCCCGCTGGCACTCCCTCCGCCTGCAGCCGCTCCATCACCTCCTCCGCTTCGCGCTGGCTGGTCCAGGCCTCGATGAGGCGGTCCAGCTCGTCTTCATGGGCCTTGCGCCCCAGGAAGGTGGCGAACCTCTCGTCGCGTGTCCATTCCTCTCCTACAGCGCGGCAGAACCCCTGCCATTGCCGGTCGTTGAAGACGGCGATGGCCACCCAACGGTCGTCCCCCAGGCAGCGGTAGGCGCCGTGTGGGCAGGCGTAGGGCAGCCGGTTGCCCTGACGCTCCTGGACGCGGCCATTGGCCGTGTAGTCGAGGATGGCCACGGAGACTACGTTGACGGAGCTCTCGAACTGGGCCACCTCGATGAGCTGGCCCTTGCCCGTACGGTTGCGGAAGTGGAGGGCCGCAAGGGTGGCGATGGCGGCGTGGCCAGGGTTGACCACGTAGTCGGTGTAGTTGGTGCCTAGCCCCACTGGCGGCCGGTGGGGGAACCCCGAGAGGTAGCTTAGCCCGCTCAGGGGGGTGATGACGGCCCCGAAGCCGGCGAAGTCGCGGTGGGGGCCTGTGAGCCCTTGCATGGGCTCCCGTACCATGATGATGTCTGGCTTAACCTGCAGGATGCGCTCGTAGCTGAGGCCCCACTTCTCAAAGGTGCCAGGGGTGAAGTTCTCGGCCACGATGTCGCTCTTGGCGATGAGACGGAGGGCTAGCTCCCGCCCTTTCTCGGTGCTCATGTTGAGGGTGAAGGAGAGCTTGTTGGCGTTGAAGTTGTTGAAGTAGCCGGAGACGTTGAGGCTGGGGGGCTTGTCCTTGGGCATGGGCATGGCTATGCGCAGGCCATCGGGGCGGGTCTGAGACTCCACCCTGATGACCTCTGCCCCGTAGTGGGCGAGGATCTGAGTGAATATGGGGCCGGCCCCAAACCAGGTGAAGTCGGCCACCCTTATGCCCTTGAGGGGCAGGTCATCGGCCCTCATCGCTTCACCTCCTGAACGTAGCTGCCCTAGCCATCCTCCGCCTCAGATGACGCCGGCGGCTGCCAGCAGGGACATCTCCTGCGGGGAGAGGCCCAGCTGGTCCTGGTAGATCTGGCGATTGTGTTCCCCCAGCCGTGGGGGGCGCCGCCAGATACGCCAGGGGGTTCCATATAGCCTATAGGGGGGGCCGGGGTATTTGATGGCGATCCCCAGCTCAGGATGCTCCACCGTCTGGAACCAGCCCCGGGCGTTGAGCTGCTGGTTCTCCACTACGTCCTTGGGGGAGTTGACAGGGGCGATGAGCAGGCCCCGCCTCTGTCCCTCCTCGTAAAGGAGCTGCTTGGGTTTGGTGCGGATGAAGCGCTCGATGATGGGGTCGGCGTATCGGAACTTGGGGAGCCATGCCTCGGCCATGCTGACATCGGCCCCTTGGAGGAGCTGGGCGATGAGCCGCAGGTCCAGCTGGGCGAAGGTCTCCTTCCAATGGGAGGACGCAAGGTCCTCAGCCATCCCCTCCTCGGCCATCCAGTCGATGAGGGTGGACAGGGGGGCGCCGAAGCCAGGGATGCCTATCATGAGGTAGACGTAGCCATCGGCGCACTCATAAGTGCCCAGGCCAGGGACCCGGAACCACTCGCCGGAGGGGAGGCGGCGCCCCTCACCCTGTCGGCTACGCAGCTCCTTACGCAAGTCCCAGAACTGCATGGCTGTCTCCTGGTTCATGGAGAGGGCCTCCTGCATGGAGACCTCCACCAGCTGGCCCAGGCCTGTGCGGTCGCGGTATAGCAGGGCGGTTAATATGCCAGTGCAGGCCTGTATGGAGGCGCAGTAATGGGCCTGGTTGCCGTAGGGGCGATTGGGCGGGTCATCGGGGAACCCGGCCAGGTACATCATGCCACTCAAGGCGATGGCCACCAGGTCACAGCTCTGCCATTGGGCCCTGGGCCCCCATAGCCCAAAGCCGGTTATGGAGCAGTAGATGAGGCGGGGGTTGATGCGGCTCAGGGCCTGGTACCCGAGCCCCAGCCCGTCCATATACCCTGGGGGGAAGGTGTCGATGACCACATCAGCCCTCTCCACCAGGCGGCGGAAGAGGGCTTGACCATCGGCCTTGGTGATGTCGAGGGTGATGGACAGCTTGGACGTGTTGAAGGCGAAGAAGTATAGGCTCTTTTCAGGGTGAGGGTCGTCGTGGAGGAAAGGGGGTATGCGGCGGGCGGGATCGCCGCCGGGGGGCTCCACCTTGATGACCTCCGCCCCTAGGTCGGCCAGCAGTTTGCCGCAGTAGGCGCCTACGTCCCCTGGCAGCTCCAGCACCCGCAGGTCGGAGAGAGCGCCATCCCCAGGCTCCTGGCCCATCCTATCCTCCCGGGATAGAGTCGTCCCAATTATAGTCGAGGCCTCAAGCCACGCCAATAGCTCCCCACCGCAGGAAGGGGAGGGCCAGGGATAGGAACTCCTGGGGGCGCTCGAGGAGCAAGTTGTGGCCGCAGTCAGGGACGATGTGCAGGCGGGCGCCAGGTATGAGCCGGGCCAGCTCCTCAGAGGAGCGGGGCGGCACCATCCGCCCCTCGGCACCGTCCATGATAAGGGTGGGGGCGC from Dehalococcoidia bacterium carries:
- a CDS encoding CoA transferase, producing the protein MRADDLPLKGIRVADFTWFGAGPIFTQILAHYGAEVIRVESQTRPDGLRIAMPMPKDKPPSLNVSGYFNNFNANKLSFTLNMSTEKGRELALRLIAKSDIVAENFTPGTFEKWGLSYERILQVKPDIIMVREPMQGLTGPHRDFAGFGAVITPLSGLSYLSGFPHRPPVGLGTNYTDYVVNPGHAAIATLAALHFRNRTGKGQLIEVAQFESSVNVVSVAILDYTANGRVQERQGNRLPYACPHGAYRCLGDDRWVAIAVFNDRQWQGFCRAVGEEWTRDERFATFLGRKAHEDELDRLIEAWTSQREAEEVMERLQAEGVPAGVVQSAADVLDRDPHLRARGYYVYLDHPEAGRTAYDGSGFRLHRTPGGPTMPAPLLGQHTYYVCKEVLGLSDEEIADLTAEGVLQ
- a CDS encoding CoA transferase → MGQEPGDGALSDLRVLELPGDVGAYCGKLLADLGAEVIKVEPPGGDPARRIPPFLHDDPHPEKSLYFFAFNTSKLSITLDITKADGQALFRRLVERADVVIDTFPPGYMDGLGLGYQALSRINPRLIYCSITGFGLWGPRAQWQSCDLVAIALSGMMYLAGFPDDPPNRPYGNQAHYCASIQACTGILTALLYRDRTGLGQLVEVSMQEALSMNQETAMQFWDLRKELRSRQGEGRRLPSGEWFRVPGLGTYECADGYVYLMIGIPGFGAPLSTLIDWMAEEGMAEDLASSHWKETFAQLDLRLIAQLLQGADVSMAEAWLPKFRYADPIIERFIRTKPKQLLYEEGQRRGLLIAPVNSPKDVVENQQLNARGWFQTVEHPELGIAIKYPGPPYRLYGTPWRIWRRPPRLGEHNRQIYQDQLGLSPQEMSLLAAAGVI